A window of Oryza glaberrima chromosome 2, OglaRS2, whole genome shotgun sequence genomic DNA:
AATAGGATTATGTACTGATGACAAGACAGATGATGCCTCACATATTGGGAATCAATGAGATGTTTGATGAGATCCCATAATGAGTTGATGGACATGTTGAAAGAGATAACTATTATGGTTGAAGATAACAAAAATGAAGATGGTGTAAGAAGCTACAAGATTGAGGACCCCTTTGAATGGCGGTACTGAAAAAACaggggaataggaaaaacactaTACTCTGATAGGAAATGcaggtgtaaaacagaggacTGCAAAACATACGAAAAACAtgggaatggtcgtttgattggattGTAGGAAAAATGCAGGAACCGGATGAGAGAAATAGACTCAAAAGAAAAATTCCAACAGGTTAGAGCTCTTGCTAAGTTCCTCCAAGATCTATATGCAATGaaccattccataggaatttcatgtgATTtgaaaagcttcaatcctttgagtCAAATGGCcacataggaaaaattcctataggattaGAATCATATGAAATTCCTGCATAAAATTATTTGATCCAAAGGGCCCCTGAACACGCGGAGTATAAAAAGGCTACCTATGACAATACGGTGAAGCGCAAGCGTAGCATGGCTATGATAGACCGTGTGGTgatgaagggcaagcaagggacTTGGCATCGACAAACCGAATCCGGTGGAGAAGGACAAGTGAAGACATTGTCGTACGGGCCGTAGGAGACCATTTGAAGCTATTGATTATGTGTATCAATCAGATCGTCGAAAATGGACTCCGGAGTAAGAagttacacattttttttcttggttgttGTCAGGTGGCCATGAGACTTCGAGTACTCAAGAAGGCTTCCCTGAGGCTTTGGGCCGGGACTTGGAGACTCCGGGCCTATGCAAGCCAGGCTTCCAAGAGGCTCTGGAAATAACATCCATGCACCTGAGAAGGTTTCCCGTGTGTTAGCAGTTAGTTCTTGGGGTGGACCGAAGGCTCCAGGCCAAATCCAGGAGACTTCGGGGTATGCGCATAAACATGAGTAACGACTATTTTCTTTAGAGCTCGGGTATTTGAACCCCTCCATCCATGGTTTCTAACTTTGGACAAGAGTAGAACCATCCAAAACCAAAGAGCCACTCTCTGATATCATACCTTTGTGGTAGAACTCTTTTGTGAGTGTGATTTGAGAAGGGGATTTGAGAATATAAGGATTTGGGATTGAGAGAGAGGTTGAGAATAGAAGTTGAGAGCTACTTTGAGCATTTaagttcatagcaagcaaatcttcgatTGTGTTTAATACTTTTGGAGGTCAACCCTCCTTGACGACAAGGCGTCACCCGGCGAGCTTCCAACCATGTGGTGAACcacggaaagtttgtgaaggtttccCTCATCTCAACAAGGAAAGAGTTATGCTTGGTAGAGCAAGTGCCACCGGTGGATTGGGGCTCATCATCTAAACAAACATTGGGGTCACTTAAAGACTTGCTAATCCTAAGTGGTTGCTTGGAAACCTAGTCTTCCTTGTGATTGCTAGCTTGGTGAGGAAAGGGATCAAGTGAGATCTGGCTCCCTGGAGCCTCTCAACGGAGATGTAGGATTCTCGGAGGAgaatccgaacttcgggaacaaaTCATTTGTCTCCTCGCACTCTTTTACCGTTTTTGTGCTATTGATAGATATCTCTTTTGCGAGTTACTTGTGATAGCTTGTGTATCTTGTTTTCTACTAGTTTACATCCATTATTGCTATATTTTCTATGTACTAGTTGTGTTAATGGCTTGTTCCCCTTTGGGGGTATTTTCCTGTCATCTCGGAGACTCCGATCTCCTAGGCCTAGAGATTCCGAGTGCTACTAATCCGCTGTAAAAGAGTTTTAAATTTTCAGGAAATACCTATTCACTACCCTATAGACGATATAAAGATTCTTTCAAGGTGGAGTCTAGACACTTGGCCATGTTGTAGTAAGTATCATATTTTATGGTTTTAAGTAGCACAACCACATTTTTTAAGTggttaaatatagttttccCCTTATATGATTATTTGCAATTGCAGAACAACATAAGCATTATACCATTTTAGATTATCCGTGGTACAATTATACATAGTTAAAATTTCTGGATGTCACGAGAATTTACATATGAAACATGTTTATATTCTGTCATACTTCTAAGAATTTACTAACTAAATGTCCGTACTTTGCTATtggcacaaaaaaaattgtttacagtaaattaaattgtactttttaatatatgttttgTATCCTTTCGCTATAGGGAATATTGACCTTATATGATTTTATACATGGCTATCCATTaagattcgatttttttttaaaaaaaaacaaggagttcaagagataattttttttaaagaaaacaggGTAGACAGGAACAAATTTACTGCAACTAGCACTACTTCATTTTAGGAATATAGATATATTAGACCACTTTAAGAGTTGTTTAGTCACGTCTACCCTTGTTATAACTCGTGCTGGGCAAGgatgtcaaattttttttgcccaATAAATTGTTATAATCATGATTGTAACAAAGTTAGAAAGTAATTATTAAGAAACTACAACAAATCATAGCTATAGTAATTAATCAAACACATGACGTGGCGAACTAGATCTTCCAATTCCCTCCCAAATACTCCCGAGTGATTCCAACTATTAAGgccgaacgtttgaccggatatcggaaggggttttcagacacaaattaaaaaaaaaaatttcataactcgactggaaaccacgagataatcttttgagcctaattaagccgtcattagcacttatggctaatcatggactaattaggttcaaaagattcgtctcgtgatttctcccataactgtgcaattaatttttgtttttatctatatttaatgcttcatgcatatattcaaatatttgatgtggctttttgggaaaaaaaatttagtaactaaatagggcctaatTCTGCGCGACTCGTTACTTCAATCCTGATTTCTCCCGTACCGTTGCTGGAGTCCCAGCTGCACCAGACAAAGGACTACAGTGCTGCCGCCTACTTGTTCCAGGACACTCATCTGCATGGCCATGTGCCGCACAGCGATGTCACTGGCGCATACACTTGCTACGAACAAATGCCAAGACTCACTCACATGGCACGAGCCCAATCTGGTCCCCCCTCCTCCGTGCTAAACAACACAGAGCGAGGCCCCATGCAGAACTGTTGTTGTGAACTCGCTGTCCCCCTGTGTCTGAATCTCTCGCAGCGACGAACTGCCCGATAGATTCAAACAAAGGTCAGAATTCTTAATTTTGTCGACAGGTTGGACGACAACGATAGCGGTCCAGTGCTCCATTGATCTGTCCCTGCACTCGCACTGCAAATTTTCGTCCACGTTTAAAATTTGAGCAGAATCTGGGAGTTTGAGAGCAGATCGGATGAATTTTTCTCGTCTTTTCGCGTGGCGCTGATGATTTTTTTGAGCTGAGATTCCGCGGGTCAAAGCGGAAACCGAACGAGGCGGCTACACCTACACGGGGGGGCTCGCGTCCTCCTTTCCACGGAGACGAAAGCTAGCGCGGCCGAAAGCGACGCGCACCCAAAGcccaacacaacacaacacggAGCCAAAAGCTACCGCTCCCGTCCCTCTCCTTCTCGCCTCGCCTGGTTCTCTCATCGCACAGGAGGAATTCGGAGGTGAACCCAACCGACCACACAATTCTTGGGTGCTTTGTTCCCCATCCGCTtcgtccctccctcccttcccccgATGTGCTGATCCGGGGCTCCACACACGAAAGTGCGCGCGCGCCCGGTTTTGGGCTCTAGTGCTTTGGAGTCGTCCGCGTTGCACCAAATTTGGCCTTTTTTAGGTGGGGGAGCTTGGATCCTTTCGGCTGCTGATTTTGGTTGCTGGGGGTGGGGGGGTTTCTTCTTGCGATGGTTTTGCGCTGATAGGGGGAGGGGATCTTGGGAGTTGGAGGAGGATTAACCTCGTCAaaccctcctctcttcctcaccCACGTCTGATTCGATGAGTTGTGGGTGTCTCCTCCCAATCCGAGATTGCCGGAGATGGTTGCCGCAGTAGCAGCTTCGTTGAGATCTCTCGCACCTCTATCCGCCTATCGCTCTCCTTCCCATGGTATCCATGCCGTCGTCAGGGACTCGTCGGCGTACACCACccgacccccgccgccgccgccgacggcagaTGGCGGTGGTAATGGAGGGAGGATTAGCCCCGCGGTGTTGTTCATCATAGTGATTCTTGCggtcatcttcttcatctccggcctTCTCCACCTCCTGGTGAGGCTGCTGATGAAGAAGCAGCACCGCCGTGGTGGAGCCGAGAATGCCGCCCCGTCGCCGCACAGCCGGCATGTCGGGCGGGACGCCGCGATGGACCGGCAGCTCCAGCAGCTGTTCCACTTGCACGATTCTGGGCTCGACCAGGCGTTCATCGACGCGCTGCCGGTGTTTGCCTACCGTGACATTGTTGGTGGTGACAAGGAGCCGTTTGATTGTGCAGTGTGCTTGTGTGAGTTCGACGGTGAGGACAGGCTCAGGTTGTTGCCGGTGTGTGGCCATGCCTTCCATCTGCATTGTATAGATACATGGCTGCTGTCCAATTCGACATGCCCGCTTTGCCGTGGTACGCTCTATGTCCCCGGATTGACCATAGAGAGCCTGATGTTTGATTTTGATGAGAGGTTGGAGGAGGGCCGGCTGTCGGAAGAATGCGAGGATGGATTCCAATCTTCCAGGCAGAAGAAGCCCATGGATGAGGAACAGACAGTAACTGAGAAGAGAGTTTTTCCTGTAAGGCTTGGGAAGTTCAAGAATGTCGGGAACACTGGTGTGGGTGGTGTTGACAATGGCAATGCAGCTGGTATAGTGAGTAGGGAACCAGGGGAGAGTAGCAGTAGCAGCTTGGATACGAGGAGGTGCTTCTCCATGGGCACTTACCAATATGTTCTTGGGGCTTCTGAACTTCGAGTGGCTCTCCAGCCAGGTCGTAACAAAAATGGCGTGGGCAGCAGGTTGAAGGGAAGAGCTACTGGCATAAGCTCTGTCAATGCTGAAATTATGGAGAGCAAGAGGATTTGTGCAAAGAGTAAAGGCGAGAGCTTCTCCATGTCGAAGATTTGGCAGTGGTCTAATGTGAAGGGCAAGCTGCCAGCTGGTTCAGACAATTGCTCAGAAACGGCGAGTTTTCCGTGGATGAAGAGAGATGCTACTGGAGATAAGTCAAATATGTGACACTGTCTATAGTTCTTTCTTTTGTAGTGCTGGTTGTTGAATTTCTTAACTATAGCTATTCTTTTGGTCTAATTTCACATGTGTATGTTTTTCACTAGAATGACCATCCCCATCGAAAGATAATTTTTGACAGGCTTACATATTTCACCCTGCTTGTGATTGTTCAGGATTAATGCATTTTCCACTGTTTCTTGTATCAGTATATGATAATAGGTGTTCTAGATTACTCAGTTTCCTTTTATTATGTTCATCAAATAGGAACCTGTGCTGCGATGTAATAACCAGACAACTGCACAGATTGCTTGCATCATCAATTTACTAATAGAACATATTCCCTTAGTGTCACCTTTGGACATTTTGGTCACATCTGGGATTTAAGTCGCAGGAGTACCCATTTAAGGAGAAACCTCTGATTAACGACCTGCAATTTCCTGGGATGATTGCATATAGTCTGAGTAAACCCATCAGTCATTTCAttgtaccccccccccccccccccaaaaaaaagaactcaCATATCGCAGTGGAGATGTATGTGCTTCAGTGCCTGTATCCTACTATCTTCTACTCCCTCATACATAAATTTTATTTCAATCTCTAGCATAACAATATAGGCATGTGCATGATAATTCATTATGggaaatttttaaaaagtagAGCATATGGAAGGAAAGATTGTgagcatttttttcttcaaaacatAGGAAGGCATATGTTTCTGAACAAGAAGGGTCTATAACGACATCTTGTTTTTGAATGATAATATCATTATAAAGTGCACTTTTGGACGTCTTATCATAATTGTTGGAGGATTGAAGTTCTAACTTGCTTTAGCTACCAATTTGGACTGATGGTAAATAACTATATAGTTTTTACATCTTGCTggaagttaatttttttcttttactttgttGTTCCTGATAAGTAACCAGAAAGATGCATGGAGGGCCTTTGCATGACTCAGGGTGCATTCTCTTAGCAATGTACTAAATATTTAAATCCAAATAAATACCTTAGAGATTAATGTTCTTACTTTTAAAAGATGCTTTCTGGATTTTACAATACCATCTTCAAGAATATCTTAACTTGCATGGTAgaaccacatttttttttctctcttttggcATCGCAGAAAGCATTCCATGAGCTTTCTTCGTCCATGATAACTTTCTTCATCCATGATAAGTCTGAAACCCTTTATTCAAAGCCAGATACCTTCGTTTTCAATTAATATTTTCCATTATACCAATGGTAACTATTTGGGATTTGCAGTATTTTACATGTCAATAAATTGCAGTGATATCTATTGTTCATCACTCTGAAAGGTGTAACCCTTCATTGTTGTAAATGTTGGTCATGtccttcctccttttcttttcctttgacTTCCTTGTCCGTTAAAAACTCATTATTACCGCTGCTATTTGTTTGATAATATCAGACAAGTAGCAACCATTGTCTTTTGTCAATCCTGCTTGTGCCCAAGCTTTTGCTTATCGCTCGAGGTTTCCAACTCAAAATAGCTTCAGCTTTTGGTTATTGCGCCAGGTGGTGATGACTAGGTTTTTGAGTGCCATTGATATTTATCATGTTATTATTATATTACATGATACTAGCTGTTAGAGAGCTGTTAGTGGTTTACAATACTTGTATAGTGCCATACTAAATTATAAAGTCTCTCATCTTTAGCATATTTAATCACAGAGCAATGAAGAAGTGCCAGCCCTCACACACCCACACCACACTGATTAAACAATATGTGTACTACCGACAAGATTTCCAGCGTTTTGCTTTTGAGATCTGAGCTACTAAAATCATTGGTGTGCAAATGATTAGTGTTCAACCAGTACCAAATGCTGCAGGCAACTACTGCAATCATAGCGAGATGCCGATTCGGCAGAACTATTGTTTACAGCAGTTCCAGTAGccgctgttttttttcttttgtatctCTTGCTAGTAGTACATCGTTTACCAGCTGTTCAGAGAATGGTTCCTTGGAAAAGCCAGATTTGGTCAATTCATGCAAATATTCCTTCTTGTTGCAAGTTTTAGACTCTACTTGTACATATCATTGTACAAACATTGGGACCACGGGCTTCAGGTCTCAGCAATCATGTCCCAGGTGAAGTGGGGATTCTGCTTTCTTTTGGAAGCGCATTTCTTTGATTAAATATTCCATATGTTACTGACTGTAACAAACAAATTATTGTTCAAATGGGCAGATCATAGCGTGACCAATTGAACGCAACAGAATCATGCATGTAACGTATGGGTAAAGACAAAGATAGGATGAAATAAGGAAATGATATGCTTCTGCTCACAGTTATCATACTCTATATCTTCGATCTTTATTTTCATGGATTCCGTGTTGTTTTTGTAACAAATCAATATGATCCATTGGATGGTTGGAGTAGCTGTGAATGTCTGTAGGCTTTACGAGCTGGCACTCTTATTAGACATCAAATGATCAAAGTGGTAGTACTATATCCAATCCACCAAACTGTTTCTGGTATGATTTGATGCAACGCAAATAATCCTATATTGCTCAGCGAGTACCTACCTGTTCATAGTTAGATATGATTAGTATCAATCACGATTGCCTGCCTGGAATTCAATACCATGGTCCGTGATTATCTGAACCGATAGCTCGTAATTCCCGTGATTAACAAATAGACACCTTTTAATCACGCAACTGCAGCCGCAGTTACCAGTTAGGAAGGAATGTGAGAGGCAATGGGAAGCTATTCTCAGCAACAAGTGGACGTCACACGGAAGGATCGATGGGAACAAGACCGCAGCCATTGCTATTGCTAGTCTCAAGTTGCTTGTAGGACCAGAAGTCCAACGTGCACGGCTCTTTCCCAAGGTCTCCTCACATTCAATTCTTGGGTCGCAATCACTCGCAGCTGGAACACGGCATGATTTCAGATTGCAGAGTTTGGATTGGAATTAGGTCTGATTATTCCTCTTGCTTACCATTCATGCAAGTTTCCAGgcaaaacagagggagtaaaatttGATCGATCAAAAAACTTCAAACGTGTTTGCTTCAATCGGGACAAAACTGTGGCACGACACGATCGACGAATTCACGGCGACAATTCGATGACAGAGGACGAATTAAACAAATCTATGTTCTTTTTTGTACAGTAACGAACGAACTCAATTGAAGGAAACAGAAGATGAGAGGGGAACCGAACCGAAGCAACGATCGATCTCGCTTCTCACCAAATCACGACATTGCAACCCGAAGCAAATCGAGGACAGGACGCCGTGTTCTCGTTTGATCCGGTGAAGTGATTGTGGGGGAGAGGAACGAGAGGTCAAgcccggccggcgccgtcgtggggcggcggcgggttgaAGAGCGGCGGGGCGTCGCGGCCGCCGAGGTCCATGGACGACTtggcggaggccggcggggcgGCGAAGCGGGCGGAGAAGTCGCGGTAGCCGGTGTAGTCGCCCTCGGGGCTGGCGCCGTGGCCCTCGTCGAAGTTGAGCGCGTAGCTGAGCGCGTCGTAGTTGAGCTTCCGGCCGTAGTTGTGCGGccgcggcccgccgccgccgccgccgccgcggccgaacCGCCGGATGAAGGTCTTCCACCGCGGCCCGGCCACCAGCTCCGACCACTCCCGCACCTTGAGCACCGCGTCCACGGCGCGCTGCCAccagctctcctcctccgccccgccgACCCGCTGGTgggacgacgccgacgagggcCAGGGGAAGCAGCagcaccgccgcccgcgccgcgcgaaGAAGGCCGCCTCCGCTTCGTCCAtccccgacgcgccgccgccgccgccgaggtcggtGTCCATCGAATTCGTGAGTTTGGGTGGGTGGATTTGCGATTTTGCGGGCGCTGCGTCCGCGCGTGGGTTTTATTGGGGAGGTGGTGGTTTCGGCTCGGGCTGGGGAGAGTCAACGGTAGGCGCGGCAGGCTGACGTGGGCCGGGAAACGCGGGCCCACTTTGTAGGCCGCCCGCCTCTCGCAACGTTCGCTAAAACTCGGTCTACGCTTACTTCTCCGGTTCCATTACTCCCTAACACGCCAttaatcttattaaaatattttcatacaACTTTATCCAGTCATGATATTATGGAATATTCTTTTCGCACCTCGCAGTGAATACAATACTGTCATTTCTGCGTTATCAGTCTAGATAGAAAAAGGCCCGTTTGATTagtaggaaaagaaaatatgaattttaaagaATTTTAATTTTGTAGGAAATTTGTTGTAAAAGTACAATTTTTTTAGAGGAGaagtttttaaaagttaaaacaaatTTCCTATGGatctttaaaattcctattgtCATTTGAAATTCttgaaaaattttctttgagttCATCACTCTCATCCGaaattcctccgtttttttccTATGGTCTAATCAAtggtttttctttgttttttcttgttttgcaaTTATTTGATTTTCCCTTgcattttaatcaaattttctGTGTATTTTTATTCCTACAATTTAAAAGTGTCTTAACGTATTTTTTACATTGGCGTAATCTATTGATGACTTGAATACGGGATCACCTGAACGACAGGATCGGGATGGACAGCGCGGGCACAGCACAGATCGAGGGCCACGAAGCTGGAGCTAGCAGGCAGCTGCACAGAACTTGTGCAGGTAGGCGACCTCTTGCGCCGAAACAGGAAGTACATGATTGGCTATTTGTGATCTGGTGTTCTGGAATAAACAAAGAGGACGAGCATTTCCCCACGGCAATCCGCAGGTGTTAACCGTGTTATCGAGAGGATTAAGCAAGCAGGTTGCTCCAGGCCGTGGCTCAGTCAAACCAAACCAACAACATAATATGATCCTTCAAGGCAGTGTCCAATATGTGGGGCTCATGGTTTGTTGCAGCTATCATCCGGAAGCAAAGTGCGTGTTTTTGGATAGGAAGTGTTGGGTACTTGGGGTTGGGCGGCCAGAGGATCAGGCATGTAACGCCTGCGCCTCAGCATTTTGAGGCGCAAGTCATGGATTAGCCGTCAACCTTACGATTTCTGCAGGTTTTCAAGAACTGTCCGCCATTCTGAAGACTGAAAtcaattgaaaatttaaaaatcaaatttggaTAAAGTATGCTCCGATGCTTGAAGTTTGGTACCGTGCCATTGCTGATGTGAACTCTGCCAAGCCAGAAATGAAAATGGTCGGAGACTTGGGCGGTGATCTCCCGCTGCGCTGCAAGTTCACGGGCGAACCGTATCTACGGTTGCTTTCAAACAATCTAGGGAGATGCATTTGACAGGGGAGTGGTAAGGGGTGTATAATTTTAACCTCAAGGTTCCGTATTTAATTCATAACATATTTACaatttcttctaaaaaaatatttgcaatgATGTCTCTTcctccaaaatcatgtttttcaaGCAATCCGGAGTCAGTTAAAAATAAATctctaatattataaaaattgaagatgtttttgccggtactttggtacgtcatccgtgtagaATCGGTTtataagtttgttcgcttttagaaatacaaatccgtatttgactcgggttttaagttcgttcgcttttggaaatacatgagTCATATatgaaatctctttaaaaaactcgcatgctaacttgagatgatcggacttcTAATTGCATCACATGGTttgatacaaatatatatatccagacGAATTCTCATAGTAAATTTCACCTTAATTAAACCGTAtgacaataataagattaaaatagtctccacccgttgcaacgcacgggcaatttttctagtaaataaaaaaaaggagagtttGAGACCGTAAACTCAACGGCATccttgaaaataaaacaaaaaagagtTTGAGATCACAAACCCAACGACATTCCTGACTCGTGAAGAGTACGTGACTAACAAGCATGGAAAAATAACATAACCTTTTctcgaactttttttttaaagagtaaaGTGCAAACGTGTCTAAATTTATGTGGATATATCGTATTGGTatctaaacttttaaaatttatttttggatttcaGATTTATCGTGCGTGTCATATAGATTTAAACGAGCTTCAATCCAATATATCTGCTGATGTGACTTGCCATGATGGTTTATATGTGTCAGCGAAATCTACATATTAGTCtcatattaaataaataaataaatcattttctcctctcgctctctcatatcctctcctctctttgtattttttttttcaaaatttcaaaacattcttttttcccctcactctttaattttatttttactattTGACTGACACGTGGATCCCACCAACAGACATAGACGTCAACGTAGCATATCACGGTAGCGCATGGAATGGGTCTAGTCTATTTGGACCTGAATGATATTTTGATATTCAAAAGTATATTATAAGAGTTCAGAAATCTAGATGATACACGTGCACAAGTTTAGATCCCGTCCGTACACTTTACTTCTTTTTGGAGGAAAATTTCACGAACTTCATGAATCCTGTAATATCACACGGAACATGAACGCTGGCCCGCCTATAAATCCTAATCGCCTAGGCCGCGTTTAGAGTTTGTTCTGCCTTCTAGAGGATCGCTAGGAAAGTTCCATATGATGAGACGGAGCAGCGCGTCCAAAATGGTCTTGGTTACGGACTATAGAAGACGGCAAGAGGCCCATGATTTCAAGGCCCGAGACAAACCCAACAAGAAGCCGATTGCCCTAGCGGAAAGCCTACCATGAAACTTCCAACGGGCCGCCACCCAAGTGGATCCAGTAAACGGCGGACGACTCCACGGGAAAGCGCAACCGAGCCCAACTGCTAAGCCCTAGCCATCGTCCGCTGGTGACTCACCGGCGGCGAAACCCCGGCGGCTGGACTCGCCAGTGATTTGCCGTATGCGCGTAtgttctctctccctctcctctcccgcgaTAGTGGATTCGAGTTGCAAATGTAGACAGCGGCCGGAGCCCGGGGAGATCATGGCGGTAACAGAAGACGGGAGATTGCCAGATCGCAACCGCAAGTAAGGAGATCGCCAGAACGGATTGTCCAACATCTCGAACTTTGTTGGCTTATTGTTTGGTTATGATTTTCACGTTGGCTAGAAAAAAGGAACTCCgtagtacttttgcaattgagGATCCCAACTCTCTAGTTAACAAGGTAAAATAGTTTACGAACTATATTATTCTTTCTTGAGTGCATACTATAGGGCTCCTGATGCCCGTCCTGCTGACGCCTGTTCCTAAGATCATGACATCATGTTTATCTCATATCATCTCCAAGTGAAGCACATCAATCTTCCACTACCTAGGAGTAGTTAGTAACTTGTACATGCTATCTCAGGATTTGATGTTCCTTCTGGCTTCTGTTACCGGTCAGATCGCTGATCGGTTTTCTTGGATCAATCTGATTGGAATTAATTATGCTTATCAAGGAATTTGACCACCAGGTAATCCATCGCACCTCAAATCAGAATAATGTGGTTGAGGTAAGGATCATAGCTTCCCCTTTCAAAATTCGTAAATGATGATATGGCCATATGGCCTTCTTACTTTAGTTCTATAGAACAATATTGCAGGTAATACCGAGACAATAAGCAAATGGCCGTTAAGTGTTTAACATCCAGTACTGATATATTGGAGCAACTGTTATTTGTTCTTAAAACTGCAAGAGGAACATAGCTGAGGCTGATTTGGACTCGGTTTTACTGTTTTTGATTAAATGAATCAGGGCTTGTTCAGTcataagggtttttttttttttcgccgggccggCCAGAGTACAGTCACAAGGTTTGCAGCTGTTCTATACTTGAAGTGGAACTGTACGAAGATACGTGCTTAGAGAATTAAGGTTTCCACTAATAATTGTTCAGAGGTTGTTACAGATGAGAATCAAGAAAAGATTATGTACGTTTAATGCATATCTAGTACATCTGTTCAAAATGTGAACTAATGATTGTCTATTACTTTAATGCTTTGCTTGTCATTTCTGATCATTGATAGATTGGTCCGTACTGCCTTTTTTTTCAAGGAATAACTGCATAGCGTAAAAGATAAGTCTAGATCATGGGCAGTACTGCTGTGCTGCATGCATGTAATTGTTATCTAGCTTTTTGATAGATTGATTGTCCATGCAGACCATCCAGAACGTTGATGTGTATCTTTCTGACTTACTGAGCCCACGATATAGTAGCTTTTCTGTTTCACTGTGTTTGCATGATCCACTGGTTGACAGTTTGCCTTTCCATCTAAGCTGGTAGTGAATGTTTGTAGGAGAAGCAGGAATCTTCAATGGTTGAAAGCATCTGTAGCAGAGACATGATCCATCATCGATCATTTGCTCGTGTCAATTTCCATGAGATGTAAAGCATTTCCAGTTGGACAGGTGTTGTTCAcattcttcctctttttttttcatttttttttgcatttgatAAGTTCCATTAATTCTCTTTCATAGAATGATTTCTCATGTGATGCCTCCATCTAAGATCTAACTTTTAGGTGAAATCGGGCTTTCAAAGGATATAGGATTCTAGATGTTCAGAGAGGTCCTGGGCTATGGGAGATGCATAACAAAGGTGTTTCCA
This region includes:
- the LOC127761286 gene encoding RING-H2 finger protein ATL46-like encodes the protein MVAAVAASLRSLAPLSAYRSPSHGIHAVVRDSSAYTTRPPPPPPTADGGGNGGRISPAVLFIIVILAVIFFISGLLHLLVRLLMKKQHRRGGAENAAPSPHSRHVGRDAAMDRQLQQLFHLHDSGLDQAFIDALPVFAYRDIVGGDKEPFDCAVCLCEFDGEDRLRLLPVCGHAFHLHCIDTWLLSNSTCPLCRGTLYVPGLTIESLMFDFDERLEEGRLSEECEDGFQSSRQKKPMDEEQTVTEKRVFPVRLGKFKNVGNTGVGGVDNGNAAGIVSREPGESSSSSLDTRRCFSMGTYQYVLGASELRVALQPGRNKNGVGSRLKGRATGISSVNAEIMESKRICAKSKGESFSMSKIWQWSNVKGKLPAGSDNCSETASFPWMKRDATGDKSNM
- the LOC127763623 gene encoding uncharacterized protein LOC127763623, translating into MDTDLGGGGGASGMDEAEAAFFARRGRRCCCFPWPSSASSHQRVGGAEEESWWQRAVDAVLKVREWSELVAGPRWKTFIRRFGRGGGGGGGPRPHNYGRKLNYDALSYALNFDEGHGASPEGDYTGYRDFSARFAAPPASAKSSMDLGGRDAPPLFNPPPPHDGAGRA